CGATCATGGTGATCGTCTGGTTACCCGAGTTGCCACCGATACCGGCGACGATCGGCATCAATGCCGCAAGTGCTACCAGTTTCTCGATCGAACCTTCGAACAGGCCGATCACCCGGGATGCAATGAACGCGGTGATCAGGTTCACCGCCAGCCAGGCCCAACGGTTGCGCAGGGATTTCCAGACTGACGCGAAAATATCTTCTTCTTCGCGCAGACCCGCCATGTTGAGAACTTCGTTTTCGCTCTCTTCACGAATCAGGTCGACCATTTCATCGATGGTCAGACGACCGATCAGCTTGCCGTTCTTGTCGACCACCGGGGCCGAGATCAAGTCGTAACGCTCGAATGCTTGAGCGGCCTCGTAAGCGTCTTCGTCCGGATGAAAACTCACCGGGTCGCTGGCCATGACTTCCGACACTTGCTTTTCCGGGTCGTTGACCAGCAGACGCTTGATCGGCAACACGCCCTTGAGCACACCGTCGTAATCGACCACGAACAGTTTGTCGGTGTGGCTCGGCAGCTCTTTGAGGCGACGCAGGTAACGCAAAACCACTTCGAGACTGACATCCTCACGGATGGTCACCATCTCGAAGTCCATCAGCGCACCGACCTGCTCCTCGTCATAGGACAACGCGGAGCGGACGCGCTCACGCTGTTGGTTGTCGAGGGTTTCCATCAGCTCGTGGACGACGTCTCGCGGCAGCTCGGAGGCCAGGTCAGCGAGTTCGTCGGCATCCATGTCCTTGGCCGCTGCCAGGAGCTCGTGATCGTCCATGTCGGCGATCA
This genomic stretch from Pseudomonas wuhanensis harbors:
- the mgtE gene encoding magnesium transporter codes for the protein MSEVEVKKTQESLQDRLAQVVELLQRQRVVEDLTHRQEGPHHDRVENLVHRQNLVELQRKLDDLHSADVAYILEALPLDDRLTVWQLVKADRDGDILLEVSDSVRETLIADMDDHELLAAAKDMDADELADLASELPRDVVHELMETLDNQQRERVRSALSYDEEQVGALMDFEMVTIREDVSLEVVLRYLRRLKELPSHTDKLFVVDYDGVLKGVLPIKRLLVNDPEKQVSEVMASDPVSFHPDEDAYEAAQAFERYDLISAPVVDKNGKLIGRLTIDEMVDLIREESENEVLNMAGLREEEDIFASVWKSLRNRWAWLAVNLITAFIASRVIGLFEGSIEKLVALAALMPIVAGIGGNSGNQTITMIVRAMALDQVSTGNTSRLMRKELAVGLINGLVWGGVIGVVAYLLYGSWSLGVVMTAAMTLNLLLAALMGVLIPMTLARLGRDPAMGASVMITAMTDSGGFFIFLGLATIFLL